The window agaaatctggggttGTTCtggttttctttaattaaagaagaaaaataagctgttctagccttgcgaagggcctttttgtgaactaccagacagtctttccaggctacatgatagctgtctattttacaagaatgccacttcctttctagtcttcgcactttctgcttgagggtcctgatgtgtgaattataccagggggcacacctcctctgatttactattttctttttcaggggggcaacagaatcaagcgtgattctcagtgaggttgctgcaccttcagcaatagtcgacctcagcagggctcagattataatgattgatccctggggaaacacacggtggtcctgggatcagcacagggatcacttccttaaacttagctacagcattatctgagagacatctgctatagtcagactgagctctgagcatagaagaatccttaatcataaatgtaaaagtgatcaaagaatggtctgacaggagggggttctgagggaaccctgacacatgttctacctcaacaccataagtcaggactagatctagggtgtggttgaagctatgagttggttggtttatctgctggaggaaaccaactgactcaaggaatgagatgaagccattgcTAAATTtatcatttacaacatctacaatctggttGTTTACTTtaagttttattgtttctacatcaaaaatccaaatgaaCATAAACAATAACTATACTGtcaaataaaactgttgaagacaggatgtgatgctggaggtcaggatgtaaaggaagaggaagaggaggaggaggatggctttgggagctctggaattgttgtttattttttccagaacctcatctttttccagatccatccacagaagctttttttcttctgcttctttgatacttgaagctgcagaaaagagagagtgtgttttagatttcactgaacatcatctgaaatcttctggaagaggaacaaaggcgaaagcatctcacctcaagttggaggatcgcttcagagagcctctggatctcctctttgttctttgcCTCCTCATGTTGCCTGAAACGTTGGCTCTCGTTgatcttgtgctccagctcttcgttcatctggacccatgtctgagcggtcctctcccaccgctgatgaacatcagccagcatcctgtTAAAATTCTCTTCTTTAACCACCAGCTGATGCTTCATCAACTCTTCCTTTTGCAAGATCTTttcattatatttttgtttctcttcatcaaGTACTTTCTggaactttttttcttccagaaagagctgctgcctcatggcctctttctcttcatgagatctttgcctttcttcctgcagcttcctttcaaattcctcctggatcacaaggagcttctgattcaggccttcctcctgctccatcagctctctcctgtgtgtctcctcgttctcctgctgctggctgtggagggtttcctccagagaagcacatttcagctcgctctcctacagagcagcttgtgtgctgttcagctgggtcagggcctccacatgggccacagttctcatttgtcgcctcttcactgccctgctgagctgctcctccttctcagccagggcttctctgagatgctggacctcttccctccaagtctccatggatgattcttgcttcagctgctgagttcctctctgagtcattgatgcgtctgctggtcaccagtgtggtacaagagtgttgagctcctcaggcgtgtgctgatgaggtagagctgatgtgtttgatctgccagttcggtttgatcctttgattccattgatctgacatgaaataacaattttgacatcaatgacaaaggagatcaaagactaaaatgccaaCTGAAGATAAAGTTGACATAAAGTTGGAGGGCCAACTGTATTGAGTCggggtaacgtattgcgtcacttcctgtcttctcaatcgttcgttggttgcactgtgcacggtgtttgtgttgtattaaatttacttaaaattgaacacgtagtgtgttgtattcactttacttaaaatttgaacacttgggacattctagtcacccgataacaacagtgagaaacaacccatattaaacaaatacagggctccgccgattattagcattagcatggcctaaCCGT is drawn from Takifugu flavidus isolate HTHZ2018 chromosome 2, ASM371156v2, whole genome shotgun sequence and contains these coding sequences:
- the LOC130516500 gene encoding probable cyclin-dependent serine/threonine-protein kinase DDB_G0278487, whose amino-acid sequence is MEQEEGLNQKLLVIQEEFERKLQEERQRSHEEKEAMRQQLFLEEKKFQKVLDEEKQKYNEKILQKEELMKHQLVVKEENFNRMLADVHQRWERTAQTWVQMNEELEHKINESQRFRQHEEAKNKEEIQRLSEAILQLELQVSKKQKKKSFCGWIWKKMRFWKK